One Lemur catta isolate mLemCat1 chromosome 15, mLemCat1.pri, whole genome shotgun sequence genomic window carries:
- the LOC123620549 gene encoding leucine-rich repeat-containing protein 37A3-like isoform X2, which translates to MKSMKAAKPIVHSRIKYHFRKTHSHVAHGTPKGKLSQEVKTESLLKRLVFANRPPFSPVRSLINSPSREAFSSSGDPSHQENPFPELFSLSEVSTEHIGTSPEGNAFEAKISVGSTALPEEAVRESTTYENPSTAGSTGAAFNIMPTVKEASDTQWEYHNTGTDFTPMPHGFNYPVRSSPGDQFEMQLNQQLRSRIPNNDMRRLIAHVIRTLKMDCSESHVHLACAKLIARTGLLMKLLSEQQEVKVSKAEWDTDQWKTENYISENTEPQSEQKEQESSELTKKVPGYGYNNKLILAISVTATVTILIIIFCLLEALFLRMATTLA; encoded by the exons ATGAAAAGTATGAAGGCTGCTAAGCCAATTGTACACTCCAGAATAAAATACCACTTTCGTAAAACTCATTCCCATGTGGCCCATGGGACACCCAAGGGCAAACTAAGTCAAGAGGTCAAAACGGAAAGTTTGCTCAAAAGACTGGTGTTTGCAAACAGGCCTCCGTTCTCTCCAGTCAGGAGCCTCATCAATTCCCCTTCACGTGAAGCTTTTTCATCTTCAGGAGACCCGAGTCATCAGGAGAATCCTTTTCCAGAGTTATTTTCCCTTTCAGAAGTTTCTACAGAACACATTGGTACATCCCCTGAAGGAAATGCTTTCGAAGCAAAGATTTCTGTAGGAAGCACAGCTTTGCCTGAAGAAGCTGTCCGTGAAAGCACAACCTACGAGAATCCTTCCACTGCAGGGTCCACTGGGGCTGCATTCAACATAATGCCAACGGTTAAAGAAGCCAGCGACACCCAGTGGGAATACCACAACACCGGCACTGACTTCACCCCCATGCCCCACGGCTTTAATTATCCCGTGCGCTCATCCCCAGGTGATCAGTTTGAAATGCAGCTAAACCAGCAGCTACGATCCCGCATCCCCAACAACGACATGCGAAGGCTCATTGCTCACGTCATCCGGACTTTGAAAATGGACTGTTCTGAGAGCCATGTGCACTTGGCCTGTGCCAAGCTCATCGCTAGAACAGGCCTCCTGATGAAGCTTCTCAGTGAGCAGCAAGAAGTGAAAGTATCCAAGGCAGAATGGgacacagatcaatggaaaaCCGAGAACTATATCAGTGAGAACACAGAACCCCAGAGCGAGCAGAAAGAGCAGGAGTCAAGTGAG ctCACTAAAAAAGTTCCAGGATATGGCTATAACAACAAACTCATCTTGGCAATATCTGTGACTGCAACAGTGACgattttgattataattttctGTCTCCTTGAG GCGCTATTTCTGCGGATGGCGACCACTTTGGCTTAG
- the LOC123620549 gene encoding leucine-rich repeat-containing protein 37A2-like isoform X1, producing MKSMKAAKPIVHSRIKYHFRKTHSHVAHGTPKGKLSQEVKTESLLKRLVFANRPPFSPVRSLINSPSREAFSSSGDPSHQENPFPELFSLSEVSTEHIGTSPEGNAFEAKISVGSTALPEEAVRESTTYENPSTAGSTGAAFNIMPTVKEASDTQWEYHNTGTDFTPMPHGFNYPVRSSPGDQFEMQLNQQLRSRIPNNDMRRLIAHVIRTLKMDCSESHVHLACAKLIARTGLLMKLLSEQQEVKVSKAEWDTDQWKTENYISENTEPQSEQKEQESSELTKKVPGYGYNNKLILAISVTATVTILIIIFCLLEIYVHRGGTQGELEGSSRRRYFCGWRPLWLRDMYRPLNATRQKNMAEKLHDKESSDEEEIFHKNAG from the exons ATGAAAAGTATGAAGGCTGCTAAGCCAATTGTACACTCCAGAATAAAATACCACTTTCGTAAAACTCATTCCCATGTGGCCCATGGGACACCCAAGGGCAAACTAAGTCAAGAGGTCAAAACGGAAAGTTTGCTCAAAAGACTGGTGTTTGCAAACAGGCCTCCGTTCTCTCCAGTCAGGAGCCTCATCAATTCCCCTTCACGTGAAGCTTTTTCATCTTCAGGAGACCCGAGTCATCAGGAGAATCCTTTTCCAGAGTTATTTTCCCTTTCAGAAGTTTCTACAGAACACATTGGTACATCCCCTGAAGGAAATGCTTTCGAAGCAAAGATTTCTGTAGGAAGCACAGCTTTGCCTGAAGAAGCTGTCCGTGAAAGCACAACCTACGAGAATCCTTCCACTGCAGGGTCCACTGGGGCTGCATTCAACATAATGCCAACGGTTAAAGAAGCCAGCGACACCCAGTGGGAATACCACAACACCGGCACTGACTTCACCCCCATGCCCCACGGCTTTAATTATCCCGTGCGCTCATCCCCAGGTGATCAGTTTGAAATGCAGCTAAACCAGCAGCTACGATCCCGCATCCCCAACAACGACATGCGAAGGCTCATTGCTCACGTCATCCGGACTTTGAAAATGGACTGTTCTGAGAGCCATGTGCACTTGGCCTGTGCCAAGCTCATCGCTAGAACAGGCCTCCTGATGAAGCTTCTCAGTGAGCAGCAAGAAGTGAAAGTATCCAAGGCAGAATGGgacacagatcaatggaaaaCCGAGAACTATATCAGTGAGAACACAGAACCCCAGAGCGAGCAGAAAGAGCAGGAGTCAAGTGAG ctCACTAAAAAAGTTCCAGGATATGGCTATAACAACAAACTCATCTTGGCAATATCTGTGACTGCAACAGTGACgattttgattataattttctGTCTCCTTGAG ATTTATGTTCACAGGGGAGGAACACAGGGAGAACTGGAAGGATCCTCGAGGAG GCGCTATTTCTGCGGATGGCGACCACTTTGGCTTAGGGATATGTACAGACCTCTCAATGCCACACGCCAGAAAAATATGGCAGAGAAGCTACACGACAAGGAGTCTTCTGATGAGGAGGAGATTTTCCACAAGAATGCAGGGTAA